A window from Thiosulfatimonas sediminis encodes these proteins:
- the mlaE gene encoding lipid asymmetry maintenance ABC transporter permease subunit MlaE — protein sequence MAEQFSIQQFLGSIGAKFLKLLAVLGQGTLFTLSLFPAMPAALLRFDLWVKQLYIAGVLSLPIILTAGLFVGMVLSLQGYNVLVDYNSEEAVGSMTALSLLRELGPVVAALLFAGRAGSALTAEIGLMRSTEQISALEMMAIDPLKYIYAPRFLAAVLALPMLALLFTAMGIIGGYMVGVSWLGVDEGAFWSQMNSSVDWQDDVMNGVIKSVAFAILIAIIALYQGVSAIPTSEGVSRATTRTVVHASLGVLGLDFILTAIMFD from the coding sequence ATGGCTGAACAATTTTCTATCCAGCAGTTTCTCGGTTCGATTGGCGCTAAATTTTTAAAACTTTTGGCGGTACTTGGGCAGGGGACACTGTTTACTTTGTCGCTGTTTCCGGCAATGCCTGCGGCCTTGTTGCGTTTCGACTTGTGGGTTAAGCAGCTGTATATTGCTGGGGTGCTTTCGCTGCCGATTATTCTCACTGCGGGTCTGTTTGTCGGCATGGTGTTGAGTTTGCAGGGCTATAACGTCTTGGTGGATTATAATTCCGAAGAGGCGGTCGGTTCGATGACGGCTCTGTCGCTGTTGCGAGAATTAGGGCCAGTGGTTGCTGCGCTACTGTTTGCTGGGCGCGCCGGTTCTGCGTTAACGGCCGAGATTGGCCTAATGCGCTCTACAGAACAGATTTCCGCGTTGGAAATGATGGCGATTGATCCGTTGAAATACATTTATGCACCGCGGTTTTTAGCCGCGGTTTTGGCTTTGCCGATGTTGGCGCTGTTATTTACCGCAATGGGGATTATTGGCGGCTATATGGTCGGGGTCAGTTGGTTGGGCGTTGATGAGGGCGCTTTTTGGTCGCAGATGAACAGTTCGGTCGATTGGCAGGACGATGTGATGAATGGTGTGATTAAGTCGGTTGCCTTTGCCATTTTGATTGCCATTATTGCGCTCTATCAAGGGGTGAGTGCAATCCCAACTTCGGAAGGGGTGAGTCGAGCAACCACG
- a CDS encoding ABC transporter ATP-binding protein, which translates to MSDNLIQIDGLSFARDERKIFDDISLQIPRGKVTAIMGPSGTGKTTLLKLIAGQLTPDSGTVTVDGQNVHQLKRSSLYALRRKMGMLFQSGALLADLNVFDNVAFPLREHTKLPPEIINPLVQMKLQAVGLRGARHLKPAQLSGGMARRVALARAIALDPEMIFYDEPFVGQDPITMGVLIELIRKLNDSLGLTSVVVSHDVNEVLSIADYVCVISEGKIIAQGDKEAILAESNPFVTQFVHGMADGPVPFHFDKNDYRHSLANPRVATGGAE; encoded by the coding sequence ATGTCGGATAATTTAATACAAATTGACGGTCTGAGTTTTGCGCGAGATGAGCGCAAAATTTTTGACGATATCAGCTTGCAGATTCCGCGTGGCAAGGTCACCGCGATTATGGGGCCAAGCGGTACGGGTAAAACCACCTTATTAAAGTTGATTGCTGGACAGCTAACGCCGGATTCCGGCACCGTCACGGTCGATGGGCAAAATGTTCATCAACTAAAGCGCAGTTCACTTTATGCGTTGCGCCGCAAAATGGGGATGCTGTTCCAAAGTGGCGCGCTTTTAGCGGATTTAAACGTCTTTGATAATGTCGCTTTTCCGTTACGCGAGCACACTAAGTTGCCACCAGAAATTATTAATCCGCTGGTGCAGATGAAATTGCAAGCGGTTGGTTTGCGCGGTGCGCGGCACTTAAAGCCAGCGCAATTGTCTGGCGGTATGGCACGACGAGTCGCTTTGGCACGAGCGATTGCTCTGGATCCAGAAATGATTTTTTATGATGAGCCGTTTGTGGGGCAAGATCCGATTACCATGGGCGTTTTGATTGAGCTTATCCGTAAGCTAAATGACTCTTTGGGCTTAACTTCGGTCGTTGTATCGCACGATGTGAACGAGGTTTTGTCGATTGCCGATTATGTATGCGTTATCTCCGAAGGGAAAATTATCGCGCAGGGTGATAAAGAGGCGATTTTGGCCGAGTCAAACCCGTTTGTAACCCAATTTGTGCATGGTATGGCGGATGGCCCTGTGCCTTTCCATTTTGACAAGAATGATTATCGCCACTCTTTGGCGAATCCGCGAGTCGCCACCGGCGGCGCCGAGTAA
- a CDS encoding calcium/sodium antiporter, which produces MTTLLLPSLLLIIGLALLVWSSDIFIDGAASTAVHLKISPLVIGVVVLGFGTSMPEMVVAALASLDGSPALAVGNAIGSNIANIGLVLGITALIAPVIVKSSILKRELPLLLAISAGVYLLVFDGKLGMLDGGILILSLVLVMAWMIKANKALDPNDPMAQETVHELEELPELSKNKGLLYLLGGLIILMISAKMMVSGAVDIAQYFEVPEVVIGLTIIAIGTSLPELAAAIAAARKNQADLIIGNIVGSNLFNILAVMAVPAVLAPSILEPDILNIDMLVMLGFTLAMLVFALPLRGQATIDRTRGILLTSAFIGYLYLLYLRSTGGL; this is translated from the coding sequence ATGACAACACTTTTACTGCCTAGCTTATTGTTGATTATTGGATTAGCACTTCTTGTCTGGAGTTCAGACATTTTCATCGACGGTGCCGCCAGTACCGCCGTACATTTAAAAATCTCACCTCTTGTCATTGGTGTTGTCGTGCTGGGTTTCGGAACATCAATGCCGGAAATGGTGGTTGCAGCATTAGCCTCCCTAGACGGCAGTCCGGCACTTGCGGTCGGCAATGCCATCGGTTCAAACATCGCCAACATCGGCTTGGTATTAGGGATAACAGCCTTAATTGCCCCAGTTATTGTTAAATCTTCCATCTTAAAGCGCGAACTACCGCTACTTTTAGCGATTTCCGCTGGTGTCTACCTATTGGTTTTCGATGGCAAACTGGGAATGTTAGACGGTGGAATATTAATTCTCTCATTAGTGCTGGTCATGGCCTGGATGATTAAAGCCAATAAAGCCTTAGACCCAAATGACCCAATGGCCCAAGAAACCGTGCACGAACTTGAAGAACTGCCCGAATTGAGCAAAAACAAAGGATTACTGTATTTGCTGGGTGGCCTGATTATTCTGATGATTAGCGCAAAAATGATGGTCTCTGGCGCGGTCGATATTGCCCAATATTTTGAAGTACCTGAAGTCGTCATTGGCTTAACGATTATCGCGATTGGCACCAGTTTGCCAGAGCTGGCTGCCGCAATTGCCGCAGCCCGTAAAAACCAAGCCGACTTAATTATTGGGAACATTGTTGGCTCAAACTTATTTAACATTCTTGCCGTCATGGCAGTTCCGGCGGTTCTTGCGCCGAGCATTCTGGAACCGGACATTTTAAATATTGATATGCTCGTCATGCTCGGCTTTACTCTGGCAATGCTGGTTTTTGCTCTACCGTTACGCGGCCAAGCAACCATTGACCGAACGCGCGGAATCCTCTTAACAAGCGCCTTTATCGGTTACTTATACCTACTTTATTTACGTTCAACTGGCGGCCTATAA
- the kdsC gene encoding 3-deoxy-manno-octulosonate-8-phosphatase KdsC: MHIAPNIAAKAQKIKFLILDVDGVLTDNRLYYSDSGEELKAFYTRDGHGMVMLKKSGVDIGIITGRTSKLVAKRCQDLKINHLYMGVPDKLPSFLELLATLKLAPEQIAYIGDDILDLPILKRIGFSITPADGEAEVKSRVDYVSNYIGGQGVVREVCEIIMRSQGTFQQHMDFYLRDLAE, translated from the coding sequence ATGCACATTGCTCCGAACATCGCTGCAAAAGCACAAAAAATAAAATTCCTAATCTTGGATGTCGATGGCGTTCTGACGGACAATCGCCTGTATTACAGCGACAGTGGTGAAGAACTCAAAGCCTTCTACACCCGTGATGGTCATGGCATGGTCATGCTTAAAAAAAGTGGTGTCGACATCGGTATTATTACCGGACGCACCTCTAAACTGGTTGCGAAACGCTGCCAAGATTTAAAAATCAACCACCTCTACATGGGCGTGCCAGACAAGCTACCCAGCTTTCTCGAACTGCTTGCAACGCTAAAACTGGCACCGGAACAGATTGCCTATATCGGTGACGACATTCTCGATTTACCGATTCTAAAGCGCATTGGTTTTAGCATCACTCCAGCCGATGGCGAAGCAGAAGTGAAAAGCCGCGTAGACTATGTTTCAAACTACATCGGTGGCCAAGGCGTTGTACGCGAAGTCTGTGAAATCATCATGCGCTCACAAGGAACCTTCCAGCAGCACATGGACTTCTACCTTCGCGACCTAGCAGAGTAA